From Aspergillus luchuensis IFO 4308 DNA, chromosome 2, nearly complete sequence:
TGACACCCATCTTCTTGCGGTCGTCCATCTCAGGCTCGGCAGCCCAGTTAAGGAACTCGACAACGTCCTTGGCCATCTGGGAGGTAGTGGCGGGGGTGCCATCCTCGTACTCGACAACACCATCGAAAAGAACACGGCCCATGGCAATGGCTAGATATCGTTAGAATTAGTACTGAGCATAGGCGAATCAATTGTCAGGTGTAAACTGCAAATGGTGACATACCGGTACCGGGGAAGTAGGGGTTGAAGTTCATGCCAGCACCGACGGTGGCACCAGCCGGGGGCTCATCGGGGTAACCGGTCAGCAGACTGAAGATGTAGTTGCAGCCACCGTGACGGCCCTTGACGATCAAGCTGAGATCCGGGGGCAGGGCACCACCGTTGGCAGCACGAGCAGCCTCCTCGTTCTTGTAGGGAGCAGGGATGTAGTCGGACAGCTTTCCGGGACGCTTCTCGATCTCGCCCTGGTCGTTGGGCTCGGTGTCGTACTCGTTCTCCTCGGCCATGGCCTTCATCTCATCGACGGTGTGCATGACACCGACGAACGAGCGCCAAGGCACACGGGTCAGGGAGTGGCAGCTGGCACAGACTTCACGGTAGACCTGGAAACCACGACGGAGGCTGGAGTGCAAAACATGAGTAAGATGGCCGGTATCGGGGAGAGATGGCGAGGGTGTTATTCGCCCGCAATTGGAAGACTCACGCCTGGTGATCGAAGGTCTTGTTCCACTTGGCGTGCTCCCAAGGGTAAGCGGTAGGGTGCAATCTTGAATTCGATGTGCGTCAGTCTTGATGTCAAACAGTCGGAATCGGGAAGATGATGCCTCGGTCGGAGCAACGGAGCAGCCAGCAACGCGTTGACCATTCCCTCGAGCATCACCGATAATCCACTCACCCCTCCTCAGCAGGTGTCATGGCAAAAGCCTCCTGGCCATAGAGATACGCGGCGGATCCGAGAGCGACGGCGGTTGCGGCGGACGCAGTGAGTGTGAGGTGGAAGGGGGAGCTGGCGGATTCGGCAccggcggcggaggaagacGCACGCTGGGTGATTCGTTAGTCAAAAACCCATACAGAAGCTTTCCTGTGCGATAGAGAAGCGATTGTCCTCGTCCATTGGGTTCAATGGACGGTCGATGTCGGGGAAGTTCGTACCGTGGAGGTCTTGTTCAAGGACTGGCGTGCGACGCCCCGGAAGGGCACGCTGCGCAAAACAGTACGTGCCAGCATACTGACGATGTGAAAGACCCTCCGGACAATGGGGTATTTAAGAAGGCACGATAGccaaagaaggggagaggggagggggaggggacaaGGCTGAGCGCACAGGAGAATGTGCTTTTGGAGGTGAAGTCGAGGTTGGTCGAACGGGTCAAGTTTCTCTTGGGTTTGGAATTGCCTAAACCCTCGTTCTGATTGGCTGCCGCCCCGGTCCTAACTGCCTTCGGTGAAAACCGCGACTTTTCGGAACAACAATTTTCGGCGGCCACCTGATAATTGctgaccaccaacaccatctcTCCGTTCTCGCGATAACATGATAGGAGAAGTCCTACGAGAATGCATTCCGAGCTACAATTTCATACGCATATCAACAATTCCATCGCTTCGTCATTAGCCTCCCAGCTCctcaccccccccccccgttCCGTTCCTCCGCGCTGACCCCAGCACACACACTCCCCCATCAATCCCATCGCTCTCATTGGCCATTGGCTTGTGTTGTTCCCGAGAGCTGCTCTTCCGCCATAGTCATCGTCGCCTCCGTCTTAGCCTGCCATTCCGACGCTATTCCCATACGCAGCGCCTCAATCGCTGTCCGAATATCGCATCGGGTACCGTTACTATAAAGAATCAACGATAGAGCGGGTAGTCTTCGAACCGTGCGACCGCTAAGCCCCTAATCGCCATCGTCAATATTCCAACACATATACCGtgctcatcttcgtccaggATCACTAACCTCACTTTCAAAGACAGCCTTAGCAAGTAGCGTGGGTATAGCATCGGAGAACGATCTATAGTGCAGCAGCACTTCGTCAAAAGTCGGGAGGGTGAGGTGTTCCGCAGCCTGCTCCACATACTGCAAAGCCGTCTGGGGATCGTCCGGAGTAACTTGGACCACGTCGAATGAAACACCCTCAATGAGTCCACTCTGGCTCAACTCCTCTAGGCAGTCCTtgtagatattatatataggtCTGCTAGATAGTTGCGGTATGTATTGTTTGATATCAACTCGATCGAGGAAAGCTTGGTCCTACACGCGAGTGCACACCGTCAGTGTTAATGCGTAGCACTCAGCGCTGAATAGGAGCTTACCAGCGCTGTAATCAAATTGCTGGTGCAGACGACGATAACATTTGAATGTTCTTTCAGTTTATCCAGCCCTGTGAGTACCGCATCGACTGCTCGAATGGCGTCGAAGGGCTCATTGCTGCTCAGTGCCCGGTCTCTCCGAGCAACCAAGGTCTCTATCTCATCCATGAACACACAAACGAAtgtatcttcttcctcttggAGAAACGTCTCAATGTTCTCAAACATCCCATTCACAAGTTTGCTACTCTCGCCGTAATACTTGCTTCCTAGAGAGTATGCGTTGATCTCAAATAGCTTGCTCTGGGGATAACCCTTTCCCAGGCGTATTGCAAGCTTCTGGGCAAGACCGCGACTAGATCAGTTAGCCACCAACCACACTCCATGTAATACATCCACAAACCAAAGGCTTGTCTTCCCAGTTCCTGG
This genomic window contains:
- a CDS encoding putative pachytene checkpoint component Pch2 (COG:O;~EggNog:ENOG410PJBC;~InterPro:IPR003959,IPR003960,IPR027417,IPR003593, IPR001270;~PFAM:PF00004;~go_function: GO:0005524 - ATP binding [Evidence IEA];~go_function: GO:0016887 - ATPase activity [Evidence IEA]) produces the protein MDTSVNSCVSNPVEESQRPILHIEARVKCANDGMIVRTDLVRDEVTEWLHNNYIVMSVDQFINSFGGLSEPHAQALEFILVTECSGGNLESGAYRLQDVQLDVQVYQLRTKSERQSLQKTGTLEDSTEAGGGVATARVLALPSIDLEGLWETLDYDQPIQSTLLSATSRMVSFSAHKLDKWTINWNRLLLIWGPPGTGKTSLCRGLAQKLAIRLGKGYPQSKLFEINAYSLGSKYYGESSKLVNGMFENIETFLQEEEDTFVCVFMDEIETLVARRDRALSSNEPFDAIRAVDAVLTGLDKLKEHSNVIVVCTSNLITALDQAFLDRVDIKQYIPQLSSRPIYNIYKDCLEELSQSGLIEGVSFDVVQVTPDDPQTALQYVEQAAEHLTLPTFDEVLLHYRSFSDAIPTLLAKAVFESEGLSGRTVRRLPALSLILYSNGTRCDIRTAIEALRMGIASEWQAKTEATMTMAEEQLSGTTQANGQ
- the CYT1 gene encoding ubiquinol--cytochrome-c reductase catalytic subunit CYT1 (COG:C;~EggNog:ENOG410PFPG;~InterPro:IPR002326,IPR009056,IPR021157,IPR036909;~PFAM:PF02167;~TransMembrane:1 (o276-294i);~go_function: GO:0009055 - electron transfer activity [Evidence IEA];~go_function: GO:0020037 - heme binding [Evidence IEA]), with the protein product MLARTVLRSVPFRGVARQSLNKTSTRASSSAAGAESASSPFHLTLTASAATAVALGSAAYLYGQEAFAMTPAEEGLHPTAYPWEHAKWNKTFDHQALRRGFQVYREVCASCHSLTRVPWRSFVGVMHTVDEMKAMAEENEYDTEPNDQGEIEKRPGKLSDYIPAPYKNEEAARAANGGALPPDLSLIVKGRHGGCNYIFSLLTGYPDEPPAGATVGAGMNFNPYFPGTAIAMGRVLFDGVVEYEDGTPATTSQMAKDVVEFLNWAAEPEMDDRKKMGVKAITLLTGLFAISVWVKRYKWSPIKTRKIVYSPPVSRR